The following are encoded in a window of Shewanella psychrotolerans genomic DNA:
- the prpB gene encoding methylisocitrate lyase — translation MSAGKKFRQALADNKPLQIVGTINAYTAMMAKQIGHQAIYLSGGGVANASYGLPDLGMTSLNDVIVDVQRITSACDLPLLVDIDTGWGGAFNIAKTIRDMEKAGAAAVHMEDQVAQKRCGHRPNKEIVSTEEMVDRIKAAVDARTDPDFFIMARTDAFAQEGLEAAIERAKAYIAAGADGIFAEAVQTEAHYRAFAGAIDAPLLANITEFGQTELWNREQLGAWGADMVLYPLSAFRAMNKAAENVYTAILRDGDQKAVVDTMQTRMELYDYLGYHDYEQKLDSLFAEGKNK, via the coding sequence ATGAGCGCAGGTAAAAAATTCCGTCAGGCCTTGGCTGATAATAAGCCATTGCAAATCGTGGGAACGATTAACGCCTACACAGCCATGATGGCGAAACAAATTGGCCATCAAGCTATCTATCTTTCTGGTGGCGGCGTCGCGAATGCGTCTTATGGATTACCCGATCTTGGTATGACATCTCTCAATGATGTGATTGTCGATGTGCAGCGTATTACCTCAGCCTGTGATCTGCCCCTTCTGGTTGATATCGATACTGGATGGGGAGGCGCATTTAACATTGCCAAAACCATTCGCGATATGGAAAAAGCGGGCGCTGCGGCTGTGCATATGGAAGATCAAGTGGCGCAAAAACGCTGCGGTCATCGCCCAAATAAAGAGATAGTGTCAACCGAAGAGATGGTTGATCGTATCAAGGCAGCCGTTGACGCGCGTACCGATCCTGATTTCTTTATCATGGCGCGAACCGATGCATTTGCCCAAGAAGGACTGGAAGCTGCGATTGAGCGAGCGAAAGCCTATATCGCTGCCGGAGCCGATGGCATTTTTGCCGAAGCGGTACAAACCGAGGCGCATTACCGCGCGTTCGCTGGTGCGATTGACGCGCCGTTACTGGCCAATATTACTGAGTTTGGTCAGACAGAGCTTTGGAATAGAGAGCAGCTAGGAGCGTGGGGCGCTGACATGGTGCTTTATCCACTTAGCGCCTTTAGAGCAATGAATAAAGCGGCTGAAAATGTCTATACCGCGATATTACGTGACGGTGACCAAAAAGCCGTTGTCGACACCATGCAAACCCGCATGGAGCTATATGATTACCTCGGTTATCACGATTATGAGCAAAAGCTAGATAGCTTATTTGCCGAAGGTAAAAATAAATAG
- the dmeF gene encoding CDF family Co(II)/Ni(II) efflux transporter DmeF produces MKHSIEPWQHKHRFSNINTSGERNTRYVLYLTLITMVAEIVAGIVYGSMALLADGWHMGTHAAAFMITLFTYRYAKKYADDPKYAFGTGKVSVLGGFTSAIALGLVALLMVVESISRLLNPEHIQFNEAILVAVIGLTVNVVSVFLLKDHHSHDHHGHHHHGNGHHAHSHNPHSHEHHHAHEGADHHAHQSSLGHDSDSQAKPTHDHNLRAAYFHVLADALTSLLAIGALLFGKYLGLNWLDPVMGIVGAIIITSWAWGLVKQTGPILLDASIDDEYISKMVATVEEEEDHQVTDIHVWPVSADHHAAMISIVSHHPKDTDYFRAKLSAFKRIDHLTVEVFTCRQQECGVNQSQAIEK; encoded by the coding sequence ATGAAACACAGTATTGAGCCTTGGCAGCATAAGCATCGTTTTTCAAACATTAATACCAGTGGTGAGCGTAATACTCGCTATGTGTTATATCTAACGCTGATCACTATGGTCGCAGAGATTGTCGCAGGTATTGTCTATGGTTCGATGGCGTTGCTTGCCGATGGTTGGCACATGGGAACCCATGCCGCCGCATTTATGATCACCCTATTTACCTATCGTTATGCCAAGAAATATGCAGATGACCCTAAGTACGCTTTTGGTACCGGTAAAGTGAGTGTACTCGGTGGCTTTACGAGTGCAATTGCGTTGGGACTCGTTGCGTTATTAATGGTTGTAGAATCGATAAGTCGGTTACTTAACCCTGAGCATATTCAATTTAACGAAGCTATTTTAGTGGCTGTGATTGGTTTAACGGTAAATGTAGTATCCGTTTTCTTGTTAAAAGATCACCACAGTCATGATCATCACGGACATCACCACCACGGCAACGGACATCATGCTCATAGCCATAATCCTCATAGTCATGAACACCATCATGCCCATGAGGGGGCCGACCATCATGCACACCAGAGCAGTCTGGGACACGACAGCGACAGTCAAGCAAAGCCAACTCATGATCACAACCTCAGGGCGGCCTACTTTCATGTGCTTGCAGATGCATTGACCTCGCTATTGGCGATTGGCGCACTATTGTTCGGCAAATACCTAGGGTTAAACTGGCTCGACCCGGTTATGGGCATCGTTGGCGCGATTATTATTACGAGCTGGGCATGGGGCCTAGTTAAGCAAACGGGACCAATATTGCTCGATGCCAGTATCGATGACGAATATATTTCGAAAATGGTGGCCACAGTGGAAGAGGAGGAGGATCATCAGGTTACCGATATTCATGTTTGGCCAGTCAGTGCCGACCACCATGCAGCAATGATTTCAATTGTGAGTCATCACCCCAAAGATACCGATTATTTTAGGGCTAAGTTAAGTGCGTTTAAGCGTATTGATCATCTGACGGTTGAAGTATTTACTTGTCGTCAACAAGAGTGCGGTGTTAATCAGAGTCAAGCGATAGAAAAATAG
- the eco gene encoding serine protease inhibitor ecotin has protein sequence MKQSLIQSLKYAVLASSLALSPLTLAQAATPQHTGINMDSSATISVYDSNNYQVNESSKMFPEPIQGMVQHVIALPKLADEQHYKLEVSIGQKKWVDCNKHGLSGTLQHMTLSGWGYEYYQVNTITEGPSTMMACFDMAKTEAFLTIPGSLMLNYDSRLPKVFYLPQGAQLRYRIWNTNGEYHYSPEK, from the coding sequence ATGAAACAATCACTGATCCAATCGCTAAAATACGCGGTTTTAGCAAGCAGTTTAGCGCTCAGCCCACTAACCCTTGCTCAAGCTGCTACACCACAACACACAGGTATCAATATGGATTCATCAGCGACCATCTCAGTTTATGACAGTAATAATTATCAAGTAAATGAAAGCAGTAAGATGTTTCCCGAACCCATTCAAGGCATGGTTCAACATGTTATTGCCTTGCCTAAATTAGCCGATGAACAGCACTATAAGCTAGAGGTTAGTATCGGCCAAAAAAAATGGGTTGACTGTAATAAGCATGGTTTAAGCGGAACATTACAGCATATGACTCTCAGTGGCTGGGGATATGAATATTATCAAGTCAATACGATAACCGAAGGCCCGAGTACTATGATGGCCTGTTTTGATATGGCAAAAACCGAAGCCTTTTTAACTATCCCAGGATCATTAATGCTCAACTACGATAGCCGTTTACCTAAAGTATTTTATCTACCTCAAGGCGCACAGCTAAGATATCGAATTTGGAACACTAATGGCGAATATCATTATTCCCCCGAAAAATAG
- a CDS encoding MarR family winged helix-turn-helix transcriptional regulator, giving the protein MDKLSHEIVEFYEKLSSWEHSVVKNAGYSLPQVHAVEILGANGAMRMKELAEKIGITTGTLTVQIDKMEKAGLVTRKAHVSDRRAILVDLTDKGVAVYKEHDQLHHTLTTQITAKFSDDERQQLLTFFERINQEF; this is encoded by the coding sequence TTGGATAAGTTGAGTCATGAAATCGTAGAGTTTTATGAAAAGCTCTCCTCGTGGGAGCATTCCGTCGTTAAAAATGCAGGTTATTCTTTGCCCCAAGTTCATGCCGTCGAGATCTTAGGTGCCAATGGCGCTATGCGAATGAAAGAGCTCGCCGAAAAGATAGGTATTACCACAGGTACCTTGACGGTACAAATAGATAAGATGGAAAAGGCTGGTTTAGTTACTCGTAAGGCCCATGTTAGTGATCGCCGTGCCATCTTGGTTGATTTAACCGATAAGGGGGTGGCCGTCTATAAAGAGCATGATCAGCTGCATCACACGTTAACGACCCAAATAACGGCTAAGTTTAGTGATGATGAAAGGCAGCAATTGTTAACTTTCTTTGAGCGGATAAATCAAGAGTTTTAA
- a CDS encoding bifunctional 4-hydroxy-2-oxoglutarate aldolase/2-dehydro-3-deoxy-phosphogluconate aldolase, giving the protein MAENNWSIQPQDIFKRSPIVPVMVINKIEDAVPLARALVAGGISVLEVTLRTPCALEAITKIAKEVPEALVGAGTILNEAQLQQAIDAGAQFVITPGATTDLLKAAMAGTVPLIPGVASISEVMAGMELGYTNFKFFPAEASGGVNALKAFSGPLANIRFCPTGGITPSSYKNYLALSNVDCIGGSWIAPTDAMEQGDWDRITQLCKEAIAGI; this is encoded by the coding sequence ATGGCTGAGAATAACTGGTCAATCCAACCGCAAGATATTTTTAAACGTAGCCCAATTGTTCCTGTGATGGTGATTAATAAGATAGAAGATGCCGTGCCATTAGCGCGGGCTTTAGTCGCCGGTGGGATCAGTGTTTTAGAAGTGACTTTGCGCACGCCTTGTGCGTTAGAGGCGATCACTAAAATAGCAAAAGAAGTACCTGAAGCACTTGTTGGTGCGGGAACCATCTTAAATGAAGCTCAGCTTCAACAAGCTATTGATGCCGGTGCTCAGTTTGTTATAACGCCTGGTGCGACGACCGACCTGCTTAAAGCTGCTATGGCAGGTACCGTACCGCTAATTCCTGGTGTTGCGAGTATCTCTGAGGTGATGGCGGGCATGGAACTTGGTTATACTAACTTCAAGTTCTTTCCTGCGGAGGCTTCTGGTGGCGTAAATGCATTAAAGGCATTTTCTGGTCCACTTGCTAATATCCGATTCTGTCCAACTGGTGGCATTACCCCAAGTAGTTATAAAAATTACTTAGCTTTGAGCAATGTTGACTGTATCGGTGGCAGCTGGATCGCACCTACTGATGCGATGGAACAGGGCGATTGGGATCGTATCACTCAGCTTTGTAAAGAAGCGATTGCCGGCATTTAG
- the prpF gene encoding 2-methylaconitate cis-trans isomerase PrpF: MTMKQIKIAATYMRGGTSKGVFFALNDLPEAAKVPGAARDAMLLRVIGSPDPYGKHTDGMGGATSSTSKTVILSKSTKADHDVDYLFGQVAIDKPFIDWSGNCGNLTAAVGAFAISKGLVDPINVPGNGVAVVRIWQANISKTIIAHIPMQDGEVLELGDFELDGVTFPAAEVLVEFVDPADGEGAMFPTGNLVDELNVPGVGTFAATMINAGIPTIFLNAQELGYDGTELQEVINGDAAALAKFELIRAYGALKMGLIDDIEQAKTRQHTPKVAFVAPPTAHISSSGKAVSVDDVDLLVRALSMGKLHHAMMGTAAVAIGTAAAIPGTLVNLAAGGTERSHVRFGHPSGTLKVGATAAQIQGVWSVEKVSMSRSARVLMEGYVRIPPLDSVL; this comes from the coding sequence ATGACCATGAAACAGATAAAGATTGCCGCAACTTATATGCGTGGCGGCACGAGTAAAGGGGTGTTTTTTGCCCTAAACGATCTGCCTGAGGCGGCCAAGGTGCCAGGCGCTGCGCGTGACGCTATGCTGTTGCGGGTGATTGGTAGTCCCGATCCTTATGGTAAACATACCGATGGCATGGGCGGCGCGACCTCTAGTACCAGTAAAACGGTGATCCTATCGAAAAGCACTAAAGCGGATCATGATGTTGACTACCTTTTTGGCCAAGTTGCGATAGATAAACCTTTTATCGATTGGAGCGGCAACTGCGGTAATTTAACCGCTGCTGTGGGCGCGTTCGCGATTAGCAAAGGATTGGTTGATCCAATTAATGTTCCCGGTAACGGGGTTGCTGTGGTGCGAATTTGGCAAGCCAATATTAGTAAGACCATTATCGCTCACATCCCGATGCAAGATGGTGAAGTGCTTGAGCTAGGTGATTTTGAGCTCGATGGTGTTACGTTTCCAGCGGCCGAAGTCTTAGTTGAATTTGTCGATCCTGCCGATGGTGAAGGCGCAATGTTCCCTACAGGCAATTTGGTCGATGAGCTTAACGTACCGGGTGTTGGCACCTTTGCCGCGACCATGATCAATGCGGGGATCCCAACGATATTCTTAAATGCGCAAGAATTGGGATACGATGGCACCGAATTGCAAGAAGTGATTAACGGCGATGCTGCTGCCTTGGCTAAGTTTGAGTTGATCCGTGCTTATGGCGCGCTGAAGATGGGTCTTATTGACGATATTGAGCAGGCTAAAACTCGGCAACATACGCCTAAAGTGGCCTTTGTTGCACCGCCGACAGCTCATATATCATCGAGTGGCAAAGCTGTCTCAGTAGATGATGTCGATCTGTTAGTGCGTGCCTTGTCTATGGGCAAATTACACCATGCCATGATGGGCACCGCGGCGGTTGCTATCGGCACGGCGGCAGCTATTCCCGGAACCTTAGTTAATTTGGCTGCTGGCGGTACTGAACGCAGTCATGTGCGCTTCGGTCATCCTTCTGGGACGCTAAAAGTCGGCGCTACAGCAGCTCAAATTCAAGGTGTGTGGAGCGTTGAGAAAGTCAGTATGAGCCGCAGTGCGCGAGTATTGATGGAGGGATATGTCAGGATCCCACCCTTAGACTCAGTTTTATAA
- a CDS encoding GntR family transcriptional regulator has translation MAFESKPAVTSADKTFYQLRQDIVEGVVAAGSKLSETELSTTYGVSRAVIREAINRLESCHIVERKANVGARVVALTSDGLLELYQVRESLEGMAARLAAKNMTNDEIGELEALLKSHFQDVKQGESYYQEAGDVDFHYRIILGSKNKHLISMLFDGIYHLVRMYRVQLGMAGPRVTTAFDEHKHIVQAIANRDEELAEMLMRRHIMYSKNNIKNKLS, from the coding sequence ATGGCATTTGAATCCAAACCCGCTGTGACTTCGGCAGACAAAACCTTTTATCAGCTAAGACAAGACATCGTCGAAGGTGTTGTGGCAGCGGGTTCTAAGTTAAGTGAAACCGAATTGTCGACAACTTATGGCGTTAGTCGTGCGGTGATACGTGAGGCGATAAACCGTTTGGAGTCATGTCACATTGTGGAGCGTAAAGCCAATGTGGGTGCCAGAGTGGTTGCGTTGACATCTGATGGCTTACTTGAACTTTATCAAGTACGCGAGTCGCTGGAGGGAATGGCGGCGAGGCTGGCGGCGAAAAATATGACCAACGATGAGATTGGTGAATTAGAGGCCTTACTTAAAAGCCATTTTCAAGATGTTAAGCAAGGTGAATCTTATTATCAAGAAGCCGGTGATGTCGACTTTCACTATCGCATTATTCTCGGCAGTAAAAACAAACACTTAATCTCTATGCTGTTTGACGGGATTTATCATCTTGTGCGCATGTATCGAGTGCAGTTAGGTATGGCTGGGCCGCGAGTGACCACCGCTTTTGATGAACATAAACATATAGTACAAGCCATCGCCAATCGGGATGAAGAGTTGGCCGAGATGTTGATGCGCCGCCATATTATGTATTCAAAAAATAATATTAAGAACAAGCTTTCATAA
- the prpC gene encoding bifunctional 2-methylcitrate synthase/citrate synthase translates to MVDKKLSGAGLRGQSAGETALCTVGKSGSGLTYCGYDVSDLADNATFEEVAYLLFNGELPTAAQLDAYKSVLMSQRDLPQALKEVLQRIPADAHPMDVMRTGCSFLGNLEPEVDFYEQHKAANRLLAAFPAIMCYWYRYSHEGVEIECTTDEDSLGGHFLKLLNGKTPSEQHRKVMDVSLILYAEHEFNASTFTARVCASTLSDMFSCITGAIGSLRGPLHGGANEAAMEMIQKFSSPEDAKVQMAGMLERKEKIMGFGHAIYRTSDPRNVIIKAWSEKLAQEFGDTSLYDISVACEEFMWDTKKLFCNADFFHASAYHFMGIPTKLFTPIFVCSRLTGWAAHVMEQRANNRIIRPSADYVGSEPRKVVPISQR, encoded by the coding sequence ATGGTTGATAAAAAATTGAGTGGTGCAGGTCTTCGCGGACAAAGTGCAGGTGAAACGGCGTTATGTACCGTGGGTAAATCAGGATCTGGTCTGACTTATTGTGGTTATGACGTATCTGATTTAGCCGACAATGCGACCTTTGAAGAGGTTGCTTATTTACTGTTTAATGGCGAGCTTCCTACTGCGGCGCAGCTAGACGCATACAAAAGTGTATTGATGTCGCAGCGCGATCTGCCTCAAGCCCTTAAAGAGGTATTGCAGCGTATTCCTGCCGATGCTCATCCAATGGATGTGATGCGTACAGGTTGCTCGTTTCTCGGTAATCTCGAACCAGAGGTTGATTTCTATGAGCAACATAAAGCCGCTAATCGCTTACTGGCAGCGTTCCCCGCCATCATGTGTTACTGGTATCGCTATAGCCATGAAGGTGTTGAAATAGAGTGTACAACCGATGAAGACTCGCTCGGTGGACATTTCCTTAAACTGTTAAATGGTAAAACGCCATCAGAGCAACATCGCAAAGTGATGGATGTGTCGCTAATTCTTTATGCTGAGCATGAATTTAATGCATCGACCTTCACCGCGCGTGTATGTGCCTCAACCTTATCTGACATGTTCTCCTGTATTACCGGCGCTATCGGCTCGTTGCGCGGTCCATTGCACGGCGGCGCTAACGAAGCTGCTATGGAGATGATCCAGAAGTTTAGTTCGCCAGAAGATGCCAAGGTGCAGATGGCGGGTATGCTTGAGCGTAAAGAGAAGATCATGGGTTTTGGCCATGCGATCTATCGTACATCGGATCCACGTAACGTGATCATCAAAGCTTGGTCTGAAAAGTTGGCGCAAGAGTTTGGTGATACCTCTTTATATGATATCTCAGTCGCGTGTGAAGAGTTTATGTGGGATACCAAAAAGCTATTTTGTAACGCTGACTTCTTCCATGCATCGGCTTATCACTTTATGGGGATCCCGACCAAATTATTTACTCCTATTTTTGTCTGTTCACGTTTAACAGGCTGGGCCGCCCATGTGATGGAGCAGCGTGCTAATAATCGTATCATTCGTCCAAGTGCGGATTATGTTGGATCTGAGCCACGTAAAGTTGTGCCTATTAGCCAGAGATAA
- the acnD gene encoding Fe/S-dependent 2-methylisocitrate dehydratase AcnD: protein MNTTHRKPLAGTTLDYFDTQSAVDALVPGAYDKLPYTSKVLAENLVRRCEPSMLNDALLQLIERKRDLDFPWYPARVVCHDILGQTALVDLAGLRDAIADKGGDPAEVNPVVPTQLIVDHSLAVEHAGFDKDAFAKNRAIEDRRNEDRFHFINWTKKAFKNVDVIQPGNGIMHQINLEKMSPVIQSRDGVAFPDTLVGTDSHTPHVDALGVIAIGVGGLEAENVMLGRPSYMRLPDIIGVELTGKRQSGITATDIVLALTEFLREQKVVSSYLEFFGEGAANLTLGDRATISNMTPEFGASAGMFYIDQQTIDYLTITGRDSEQVKLVENYAKQTGLWADSLKNAEYERVLSFDLSSVVRNIAGPSNPHRRVATSDLAEKGISGIVENEAGLMPDGAVIIAAITSCTNTSNPRNVIAAGLIAKKANELGLTRKPWVKSSFAPGSKVAELYLKDANLLPELEQLGFGIVGFACTTCNGMSGALDPVIQQEVIDRDLYATAVLSGNRNFDGRIHPYAKQAFLASPPLVVAYAIAGTIRFDIEKDSLGLDNAGNPILLKDIWPSDEEIDAIVKASVKPEQFREIYTPMFDIAVDYGEQVSPLYDWRAQSTYIRRPPYWEGALAGERSLKGMRPLAVLGDNITTDHLSPSNAILASSAAGEYLTKMGLPEVDFNSYATHRGDHLTAQRATFANPKLINEMAVVNGEVQQGSLTRLEPEGQVTRMWEAIETYMQRKQPLIIVAGGDYGQGSSRDWAAKGVRLAGVEAIVAEGFERIHRTNLVGMGVLPLEFKAGDTRKTYGIDGTETFDVVGEPTPRADLILVIYRQNGERIDVPVTCRLDTADEVSVYQAGGVLQRFAQDFLEAKKA, encoded by the coding sequence ATGAACACAACACACCGTAAACCGCTTGCCGGTACCACGTTAGATTACTTTGACACCCAAAGTGCTGTCGATGCTCTAGTACCTGGTGCCTACGATAAACTTCCTTATACCTCTAAAGTGCTTGCCGAGAATTTAGTTAGACGATGTGAGCCATCGATGCTCAATGATGCGTTACTGCAGCTTATTGAGCGTAAGCGCGATCTTGATTTTCCTTGGTATCCAGCGCGGGTCGTTTGTCATGATATTTTAGGGCAAACTGCGTTAGTGGATTTGGCGGGTCTTAGAGACGCGATTGCCGATAAAGGTGGCGACCCTGCAGAGGTTAACCCTGTGGTGCCAACTCAGCTAATTGTGGATCACTCGTTAGCCGTCGAACATGCAGGTTTTGACAAAGATGCTTTTGCTAAAAACCGTGCCATCGAAGATCGTCGTAATGAAGACAGGTTTCACTTTATCAACTGGACCAAGAAAGCATTTAAAAATGTCGATGTGATCCAGCCTGGCAACGGCATTATGCATCAGATCAACCTAGAAAAGATGTCGCCCGTGATTCAGTCTCGTGATGGCGTTGCTTTTCCTGATACCTTAGTGGGCACAGACAGCCATACTCCCCATGTAGATGCACTTGGTGTTATCGCTATCGGTGTGGGTGGTCTAGAAGCCGAGAACGTCATGTTAGGCCGCCCCTCATATATGCGTTTGCCCGATATTATCGGGGTCGAATTAACTGGTAAGCGTCAAAGTGGCATTACAGCAACCGATATCGTATTAGCCTTAACCGAGTTTCTACGCGAGCAAAAAGTGGTGTCATCCTACTTAGAGTTCTTTGGTGAAGGTGCAGCCAACCTTACCCTTGGTGATCGCGCGACCATTTCTAACATGACGCCCGAGTTTGGTGCATCGGCGGGCATGTTCTATATCGATCAACAGACTATCGATTATTTGACCATTACTGGTCGTGATAGTGAGCAAGTTAAGCTGGTCGAGAACTACGCCAAACAAACAGGCCTTTGGGCTGATAGTCTCAAAAATGCTGAATATGAACGAGTGCTGAGCTTCGATTTATCCAGTGTCGTGCGTAATATTGCCGGTCCTTCTAATCCTCATCGCCGAGTTGCGACCAGTGATTTAGCGGAGAAAGGGATATCAGGTATCGTCGAGAATGAAGCTGGATTAATGCCTGATGGTGCAGTAATTATTGCGGCTATTACTAGCTGTACTAATACCAGTAACCCTCGTAACGTTATCGCGGCGGGTTTAATCGCTAAGAAAGCCAATGAACTTGGATTAACCCGTAAGCCTTGGGTGAAATCCTCATTTGCTCCTGGTTCAAAAGTGGCCGAGCTCTATCTGAAAGACGCCAACTTGTTGCCTGAACTTGAGCAACTGGGTTTTGGTATTGTTGGCTTTGCTTGCACGACCTGTAATGGCATGAGCGGCGCCCTTGACCCAGTTATTCAACAAGAGGTGATCGATAGAGATCTATACGCCACCGCAGTCTTGTCGGGTAACCGTAACTTCGACGGCCGTATTCATCCATATGCTAAACAAGCCTTTTTAGCATCGCCTCCGCTAGTCGTAGCTTATGCAATTGCCGGTACGATCCGCTTTGATATCGAGAAAGATAGCCTAGGGCTCGATAATGCTGGCAACCCAATTCTGCTTAAAGATATTTGGCCAAGTGATGAAGAGATCGATGCTATCGTTAAGGCAAGCGTTAAGCCTGAGCAGTTCAGAGAGATCTATACGCCAATGTTTGATATCGCTGTCGATTACGGCGAGCAAGTGAGTCCACTGTATGATTGGCGCGCTCAAAGTACCTATATTCGTCGTCCTCCCTATTGGGAAGGCGCGCTTGCTGGTGAGCGAAGCTTAAAAGGGATGCGTCCTTTAGCCGTGCTTGGTGATAATATTACTACCGATCACTTATCGCCATCAAATGCGATTCTGGCAAGTAGTGCAGCGGGTGAATACTTAACCAAGATGGGTTTGCCTGAGGTTGATTTTAACTCCTATGCGACTCACCGCGGCGATCATCTTACGGCTCAACGTGCGACCTTTGCTAACCCTAAATTGATCAATGAAATGGCGGTAGTTAATGGCGAAGTGCAGCAAGGCTCGTTAACCCGTCTTGAGCCAGAAGGGCAAGTGACGCGCATGTGGGAAGCGATTGAAACCTATATGCAACGTAAACAGCCGTTGATCATTGTTGCTGGTGGCGATTACGGACAAGGCTCATCACGAGACTGGGCTGCGAAAGGGGTTCGTCTTGCTGGCGTTGAAGCGATTGTCGCCGAAGGCTTTGAGCGTATTCATCGCACTAATTTAGTGGGGATGGGCGTGCTGCCACTTGAATTTAAAGCGGGGGATACACGTAAAACCTATGGTATCGATGGCACTGAGACTTTTGATGTTGTCGGTGAGCCGACCCCAAGAGCCGATCTGATCTTAGTGATCTATCGTCAAAATGGTGAACGTATCGACGTTCCAGTGACCTGCCGTTTAGATACCGCAGATGAGGTGTCTGTCTATCAAGCGGGTGGCGTATTGCAGCGTTTTGCTCAAGATTTTCTTGAGGCTAAAAAGGCATAG